One genomic region from Salvia hispanica cultivar TCC Black 2014 chromosome 2, UniMelb_Shisp_WGS_1.0, whole genome shotgun sequence encodes:
- the LOC125207549 gene encoding immune-associated nucleotide-binding protein 1-like encodes MLLLEKMGGGDSSSARTVVLLGKMGNGKSATANSLLGHDVFESMPSLGGVTSACSLHSTVLPDQRILNVIDTPGLFDSTVESNTMAKEIAKCITLAKDGIHAVLLVLSLRSRFSQEEASAFECLCQIFGPKIADYMIVVFAHGDVLRKKLTLDDFLADNCPDQLKDTLKKCGNRTIVFDNWTEDEDKIDRQREELLSLVDTVLEENGGTPYTDELFQQIKIDEAAQGKSTENEISVGGLVEMIESRLKESISNLEKSLAEERAARVEAHMKSLADMAKAEHELNELRERWSQASHRSWELQEQINRKPNCVIL; translated from the exons ATGTTATTACTCGAAAAAATGGGCGGCGGCGATTCATCATCCGCTAGAACCGTAGTCTTACTCGGCAAAATGGGCAACGGAAAAAGCGCCACGGCCAACAGCCTCCTCGGCCACGACGTGTTTGAATCAATGCCTAGCTTAGGCGGCGTCACCTCCGCTTGTAGCCTCCACTCAACCGTCTTACCCGATCAACGCATTCTCAACGTGATCGATACCCCTG GGTTGTTCGATTCCACCGTCGAATCAAACACCATGGCCAAGGAGATTGCCAAGTGTATCACTCTGGCCAAAGATGGAATCCACGCTGTTCTGCTCGTTCTCTCTCTGAGAAGCCGCTTTTCTCAAGAGGAGGCTTCTGCTTTTGAGTGCCTCTGCCAAATATTTGGCCCCAAAATTGCTGATTATATGATTGTGGTTTTCGCCCATGGTGATGTTCTTAGGAAGAAATTGACGTTGGATGATTTCTTGGCAGATAATTGCCCTGATCAATTGAAG GATACTCTTAAAAAGTGTGGGAATCGAACTATTGTCTTTGATAATTGGacagaagatgaagataagATCGATAGGCAGAGGGAGGAGCTTCTCTCTCTTGTAGACACTGTTTTAGAGGAAAATGGAGGCACTCCATACACTGATGAACTCTTTCAACAAATCAAG ATTGATGAAGCTGCCCAAGGGAAATCTACTGAGAATGAGATCAGTGTTGGTGGTTTGGTTGAGATG ATTGAGTCGCGGCTGAAGGAGAGTATTTCGAATCTGGAGAAGTCGTTGGCTGAGGAGAGGGCAGCTCGCGTGGAGGCGCACATGAAGTCGCTGGCAGATATGGCAAAGGCAGAGCATGAGTTGAACGAATTGAGAGAGCGTTGGAGCCAGGCTTCTCATCGCAGCTGGGAGCTCCAAGAACAGATCAATCGCAAGCCTAATTGTGTTATATTGTAA
- the LOC125207550 gene encoding immune-associated nucleotide-binding protein 9-like, which translates to MGNGKSATANSLLGREAFESLHSLGGVTAACKLDTSVFDDGRILNVIDTPGLFDSSVDSNAMAKEIAQCINLAKDGIHALLFVLSLRNRFSDEEASAFHTLCHIFGAKIAEYMIVVFSHGDALRKNTSLDDFLAKNCPDQLKETLKKCGNRYLVFNNCIEDEEKLSKQRQELLSLVDTVVEVNGGNPYTNHLFQQIKKDHIEQGAEGNSTKVPSGGEQYDRLVEMIEARMKESVSNLETMLAEERAARAEAHLKSLEVQAKAEHELHELRECLSRADHRSWELQEELNRKPNCIVM; encoded by the exons ATGGGCAACGGAAAAAGCGCCACCGCCAACAGCCTCCTCGGCCGAGAGGCCTTCGAATCCCTGCACAGCTTAGGCGGCGTCACCGCCGCCTGCAAGCTCGACACATCCGTCTTCGACGACGGAAGGATTCTCAACGTCATCGACACTCCTG GATTGTTCGATTCATCCGTCGATTCAAATGCTATGGCGAAGGAGATCGCGCAGTGCATTAATCTGGCCAAGGATGGAATCCACGCACTTCTCTTCGTTCTGTCGCTGAGAAACCGCTTCTCTGATGAGGAAGCCTCGGCTTTCCACACCCTCTGCCATATATTTGGCGCCAAAATCGCTGAATACATGATTGTGGTCTTCTCCCACGGCGATGCTCTCAGGAAGAATACTTCTCTTGATGATTTCCTCGCCAAAAATTGCCCTGATCAATTAAAG GAGACTCTGAAAAAGTGTGGGAATAGATATCTTGTGTTTAATAATTGcatagaagatgaagaaaagcTTAGTAAACAGAGGCAGGAGCTTCTCTCTCTTGTTGACACTGTGGTAGAGGTGAATGGAGGCAATCCATACACCAATCATCTCTTCCAACAAATCAAG AAGGATCATATTGAACAAGGTGCCGAAGGGAATTCAACTAAGGTGCCTTCTGGTGGAGAGCAGTATGACCGTTTGGTGGAAATG ATTGAGGCTCGGATGAAGGAGAGCGTCTCGAACTTGGAGACAATGCTGGCTGAGGAGAGAGCTGCTCGAGCGGAGGCACATCTGAAATCACTGGAAGTTCAGGCGAAGGCGGAGCATGAGTTGCACGAGTTGAGAGAGTGCCTGAGCAGGGCTGATCATCGGAGTTGGGAGCTCCAAGAGGAGCTTAATCGTAAGCCTAATTGTATCGTCATGTGA
- the LOC125207551 gene encoding agamous-like MADS-box protein AGL11, translating into MGRGKIEIKRIENNTSRQVTFCKRRNGLLKKAYELSVLCDAEVALIVFSSRGRLYEYAHNNCITSIIERYKKATLDGSNGSTTQEINTQFYQQESRKLSQQIQMLQDTNRHLRGEGLSSLNVKELKQLESRLERGISRIRGKKHELILEETECLQKREAQLEQENASLRAKIQENEKLQQLSMMPGGQDFALQAYYARNMLQLNMMESGSGYEAASSDRKTVHLGY; encoded by the exons ATGGGGAGGGGAAAGATCGAGATAAAAAGGATCGAGAACAACACCAGTCGACAGGTGACTTTCTGCAAGCGTAGGAATGGCCTTTTGAAGAAAGCTTATGAGCTCTCCGTTCTCTGCGATGCAGAAGTTGCTCTCATCGTCTTCTCCAGCCGTGGCCGCCTCTACGAATACGCTCACAACAA CTGCATTACATCGATCATTGAGAGATACAAGAAAGCAACTCTAGATGGTTCAAATGGTAGCACTACTCAAGAAATCAATACCCAA TTTTACCAACAAGAATCCAGGAAACTGAGCCAGCAAATACAGATGCTCCAGGACACAAACAg GCATCTAAGGGGTGAAGGGTTGAGCTCTCTAAATGTAAAGGAGTTGAAGCAGCTGGAGAGTAGGCTTGAGAGAGGCATCTCAAGAATCAGGGGCAAGAAG CATGAACTGATCCTTGAAGAAACTGAGTGTCTGCAGAAAAGG GAAGCTCAGCTCGAGCAGGAAAACGCCTCCCTCAGAGCCAAG attcaagaaaatgagaaGCTTCAGCAACTGAGCATGATGCCAGGTGGGCAAGACTTTGCCTTACAGGCATACTATGCAAGAAATATGCTGCAACTCAACATGATGGAGAGTGGATCTGGCTATGAAGCAGCTTCTTCAGACAGGAAAACCGTTCATCTTGG GTATTAG